A portion of the Mycobacterium paraseoulense genome contains these proteins:
- a CDS encoding phosphoribosyl-ATP diphosphatase, with protein sequence MKQSLAVKTFEDLFAELGERARTRPAGSATVAALDGGIHGLGKKILEEAGEVWLAAEHESDDALAEEISQLLYWTQVLMVARGLSLDDVYAKL encoded by the coding sequence GTGAAACAATCGCTGGCCGTGAAGACCTTCGAGGACCTGTTCGCCGAACTGGGCGAGCGCGCCCGTACTCGCCCGGCCGGCAGCGCCACGGTCGCCGCGCTGGACGGCGGCATCCACGGGCTGGGCAAGAAGATCCTGGAGGAGGCCGGCGAGGTGTGGCTGGCCGCCGAGCACGAATCCGACGACGCCCTGGCCGAGGAGATCAGCCAGTTGCTGTACTGGACGCAGGTGCTGATGGTTGCCCGCGGCCTGTCCCTCGACGACGTCTACGCGAAGCTGTGA
- the hisG gene encoding ATP phosphoribosyltransferase: MLRVAVPNKGTLSEPASEILAEAGYRRRTDSKDLTVIDPVNQVEFFFLRPKDIAIYVGSGQLDLGITGRDLVRDSDAPVRERLALGFGSSSFRYAGPAGRGWTTADLAGKRIATAYPNLVRKDLADRGIEATVIRLDGAVEISVQLGVADAIADVVGSGRTLSLHDLVAFGDPLCDSEAVLIEGVDPDGQGETRAARDQLVARIQGVVFGQQYLMLDYDCPRSVLDRATSITPGLESPTIAPLADPDWVAIRALVPRRGVNEIMDELAAIGAKAILASDVRFCRF; this comes from the coding sequence ATGTTGCGCGTCGCGGTTCCCAACAAGGGCACGCTGAGCGAGCCGGCGAGCGAGATCCTCGCCGAGGCGGGCTACCGGCGTCGCACCGATTCCAAGGACCTCACCGTCATCGACCCGGTCAACCAGGTCGAGTTCTTCTTCCTGCGGCCCAAAGACATTGCGATCTATGTGGGTTCGGGTCAGCTGGATTTGGGCATCACCGGACGGGACCTGGTCCGCGACTCCGACGCGCCGGTCCGCGAACGATTGGCGTTGGGTTTCGGGTCGTCGAGTTTCCGGTATGCCGGCCCGGCCGGTCGCGGTTGGACGACGGCGGATCTCGCAGGCAAGCGGATCGCCACCGCCTACCCGAACCTTGTCCGAAAGGACTTGGCGGACAGGGGTATTGAAGCAACCGTCATCAGACTCGACGGGGCGGTGGAGATTTCGGTGCAGCTGGGTGTGGCCGACGCGATCGCCGACGTGGTCGGTTCCGGGCGCACGCTGAGTCTGCACGACTTGGTGGCCTTCGGCGACCCGCTGTGCGACTCGGAGGCGGTGCTGATCGAGGGCGTCGACCCGGACGGCCAGGGCGAGACGCGGGCGGCGCGCGACCAACTGGTGGCGCGCATCCAGGGCGTGGTGTTCGGCCAGCAATACCTGATGCTCGACTACGACTGCCCGCGTTCGGTCCTGGACAGGGCCACCTCGATCACGCCCGGGCTGGAGTCGCCGACCATCGCGCCGCTGGCGGACCCGGACTGGGTGGCCATCCGCGCGCTGGTGCCGCGTCGGGGCGTCAACGAGATCATGGACGAGCTGGCCGCCATCGGCGCCAAAGCGATTCTGGCTTCCGACGTCAGGTTCTGCCGGTTCTGA
- a CDS encoding FAD-containing oxidoreductase: MTEHFDAIIVGAGQAGPPLAGRLTAAGQRVALVERKLIGGTCVNTGCIPTKTLVASAYAAHLARRGADFGVATGPVSVDMAKVKARKDEIMLGDRKGVEDWLAGMDGCTVVRGHARFEDPHTVRVDGTALRADRIFLNVGGRAVVPDIPGLSGVEFLTNVSILELDALPDHLVILGGSYIALEFAQMYRRFGARVTVVERGSRLASREDEDVSATIRDILEDEGIDIVVGADDVRITKTDNGFELTPSGGAAPIAGSHLLLAVGRRPNTDDLGLEAAGVRTDARGYIVVDDQLKTNVDHIWAMGDCNGRGAFTHTSYNDFEIVAANLLDGDPRRVSDRITTYALYIDPPLGRAGMTVDQVRASGRRALVGKRPMTRVGRAVEKGETQGFMKVVVDAETQEILGAAIFGVGGDEAIHAILDVMSAKAPYTTLARTMHIHPTVSELVPTMLQEMAPLAGDGSPPSN; this comes from the coding sequence GTGACGGAGCATTTCGACGCGATCATCGTCGGGGCCGGACAGGCCGGGCCGCCACTGGCGGGGCGGCTGACGGCGGCGGGGCAGCGGGTCGCGCTGGTGGAGCGCAAACTCATCGGCGGCACCTGCGTCAACACCGGATGCATCCCGACGAAGACACTGGTGGCCAGCGCGTACGCCGCGCACCTCGCGCGCCGCGGTGCCGACTTCGGGGTGGCGACCGGGCCGGTCAGCGTTGACATGGCCAAAGTCAAGGCGCGCAAAGACGAAATCATGCTGGGCGACCGTAAGGGCGTCGAGGACTGGCTGGCGGGCATGGACGGCTGCACCGTCGTGCGCGGGCACGCCCGCTTCGAGGATCCGCACACCGTGCGTGTCGACGGCACCGCCCTGCGCGCCGACCGGATCTTCCTCAACGTCGGTGGCCGCGCGGTGGTGCCGGACATCCCGGGCCTGTCCGGCGTCGAGTTCCTCACCAACGTGTCGATCCTCGAACTCGACGCGCTGCCGGATCATCTGGTCATCCTCGGCGGCAGCTACATCGCGCTGGAGTTCGCGCAGATGTATCGGCGCTTCGGGGCGCGGGTGACGGTCGTCGAGCGGGGGTCGCGTCTGGCATCCCGGGAAGACGAGGACGTGTCCGCCACCATCCGCGACATCCTCGAGGACGAGGGCATCGACATCGTCGTCGGCGCCGACGACGTGCGGATCACCAAGACCGACAACGGTTTTGAGCTTACGCCCAGCGGCGGCGCCGCCCCGATCGCCGGAAGTCACCTGCTACTGGCCGTGGGCCGGCGACCCAACACCGACGACCTGGGCCTGGAGGCGGCCGGTGTGCGGACCGACGCCCGCGGCTACATCGTGGTCGACGACCAGCTCAAGACCAACGTCGACCACATCTGGGCGATGGGGGACTGCAACGGCAGGGGTGCCTTCACCCACACCTCCTACAACGATTTCGAGATCGTCGCCGCCAACCTCCTCGACGGCGACCCGCGGCGGGTGAGCGACCGCATCACCACCTACGCGCTCTACATCGACCCCCCGCTGGGGCGGGCGGGCATGACCGTCGACCAGGTCCGCGCGTCGGGACGTCGCGCGCTGGTCGGTAAGCGCCCGATGACCAGAGTCGGCCGGGCCGTGGAAAAGGGTGAGACGCAAGGCTTTATGAAGGTGGTAGTCGACGCCGAGACCCAAGAGATTTTGGGAGCGGCCATCTTCGGCGTCGGCGGTGACGAGGCGATTCACGCCATCCTGGACGTCATGTCGGCCAAGGCGCCCTACACCACGCTGGCGCGCACCATGCACATCCATCCCACCGTCAGCGAGCTGGTGCCCACCATGCTGCAGGAAATGGCCCCGCTTGCGGGGGACGGGTCGCCACCATCAAACTAG
- a CDS encoding MlaE family ABC transporter permease → MTAQVDGVVAIRDWSVGYVRRHPLASLTTVGEQFVLGVRTVQYFFFDLVSGRFQWQEFVRQGAFMAGTAVLPTILVSLPISVTLSIQFALLAGQVGATSLAGAASGLAVIRQGASLVAAVLMASAVGSAITADLGSRTMREETDAMEVMGVSVIRRLVVPRFAAAVMIGVALTGVVCFAGFFASYMFNVYFQNGAPGSFVSTFASFATTGDMILALLKAIVFGAIVAIVSSQKGLSTKGGPTGVANSVNAAVVEAILLLMIVNVAISQLYIMLSPRTGL, encoded by the coding sequence ATGACGGCGCAGGTCGACGGCGTCGTCGCCATCCGGGACTGGTCGGTGGGGTACGTGCGACGTCACCCGCTCGCGTCGCTGACGACGGTGGGCGAGCAGTTCGTGCTGGGAGTGCGCACCGTTCAATACTTCTTCTTCGACCTGGTGTCCGGCCGATTCCAATGGCAAGAGTTCGTCCGCCAGGGCGCGTTCATGGCCGGCACCGCGGTGTTGCCGACCATTCTGGTGTCGCTGCCCATCAGCGTCACCCTCTCCATCCAGTTCGCGCTGCTCGCCGGCCAGGTCGGGGCCACGTCGCTGGCCGGGGCCGCGAGCGGGCTCGCGGTCATCCGGCAGGGGGCGTCGCTGGTGGCCGCGGTCCTCATGGCATCGGCTGTCGGGTCGGCCATCACCGCCGACCTGGGTTCGCGAACGATGCGCGAGGAAACCGACGCGATGGAGGTGATGGGCGTCTCGGTGATCCGCCGTCTGGTCGTCCCTCGGTTCGCCGCGGCGGTGATGATCGGCGTGGCCCTCACCGGCGTCGTGTGTTTCGCCGGATTCTTCGCGAGCTACATGTTCAACGTGTACTTCCAGAACGGTGCACCCGGCAGCTTCGTGTCGACGTTCGCGTCGTTCGCGACGACCGGCGACATGATCCTGGCGCTGCTCAAGGCGATCGTGTTCGGCGCCATCGTGGCGATCGTGTCGAGCCAGAAGGGCTTGTCCACCAAGGGCGGACCGACGGGAGTCGCCAACTCTGTGAACGCGGCGGTCGTCGAGGCGATCCTGCTGCTGATGATCGTCAACGTCGCCATCAGCCAGCTCTACATCATGTTGTCGCCCAGGACGGGGCTGTGA
- a CDS encoding DEAD/DEAH box helicase: MLEDITFAHLGVSPPLIDALAKRGAHRPFPIQIETLPDTLAGRDVLGRGKTGSGKTLAFAIPLVSRLDAGDRRPRKPTGLVLAPTRELATQIAATIAPLAAVRGLRVVTIFGGVPQNKQVAALKSGVDIVVACPGRLEDLMKQGLVSLGAVQVTVIDEADHLADLGFLPTVTRILAATPASGQRMLFSATLDAAVDTLVKRFLTSPVTRSIAEPKSASPAMTHHLFCVDGPQAKKDVVHRLATGDSRRILFMRTKHQARKLARQLSQSGIASVELHGNLSQAVRDRNLAAFAAGQARVLVATDIAARGVHVDNVELVVHVDPPAEHKAYLHRSGRTARAGASGDVVTIALPEQRRDTESMMRKAAIRAVPQQVTAASPVIHNLAGQAAPRETIAAVPVAAPRPAPTPVATHGSTAGRSRRRRSRRPATAAR, from the coding sequence ATGCTTGAAGACATAACTTTTGCTCACCTCGGGGTGAGCCCTCCGTTGATTGACGCGCTCGCCAAACGCGGCGCCCACCGGCCGTTTCCCATCCAGATCGAGACGCTGCCGGACACGCTTGCCGGCCGTGATGTGTTGGGCCGCGGCAAGACCGGCAGCGGCAAGACGCTGGCCTTCGCGATTCCGCTGGTAAGCCGGCTCGATGCCGGTGATCGACGGCCACGCAAGCCCACCGGGCTGGTGTTGGCGCCCACCCGCGAACTGGCCACACAAATCGCCGCGACCATCGCGCCGCTCGCCGCGGTACGGGGGCTGCGCGTGGTCACGATTTTCGGCGGGGTGCCGCAAAACAAGCAAGTCGCCGCGCTGAAGTCGGGGGTCGATATCGTCGTCGCCTGCCCCGGGCGGCTGGAGGATCTGATGAAGCAAGGCCTCGTCAGCCTGGGCGCGGTGCAGGTCACGGTCATCGACGAGGCCGACCACCTCGCCGATCTGGGCTTCCTGCCCACCGTCACTCGCATCCTGGCGGCCACTCCCGCCAGCGGCCAGCGGATGCTCTTCTCCGCCACCCTGGACGCGGCGGTCGACACCCTGGTGAAGCGATTCCTCACCAGCCCGGTGACGCGGTCGATCGCAGAACCGAAGTCGGCGAGCCCCGCGATGACGCACCACCTGTTCTGTGTCGACGGGCCGCAGGCCAAGAAGGACGTGGTACATCGGTTGGCCACGGGGGACTCCCGGCGGATCCTCTTCATGCGGACCAAGCACCAGGCGCGGAAACTGGCCCGCCAGCTCAGCCAATCGGGGATCGCGTCGGTGGAGTTGCACGGCAACCTTTCCCAAGCCGTGCGCGACCGCAACCTGGCGGCGTTCGCGGCCGGACAGGCGCGAGTGCTCGTCGCGACCGACATCGCCGCACGCGGCGTGCACGTGGACAACGTCGAACTGGTCGTCCACGTCGACCCGCCCGCGGAGCACAAGGCCTACCTGCATCGCTCCGGCCGCACGGCTCGGGCCGGCGCCTCCGGTGACGTGGTCACCATCGCGCTGCCCGAGCAACGCCGCGACACCGAATCGATGATGCGCAAGGCGGCCATCCGCGCCGTCCCCCAGCAGGTCACCGCAGCCTCCCCCGTCATTCACAACCTGGCCGGCCAGGCCGCGCCCCGGGAGACCATCGCGGCCGTGCCGGTGGCGGCCCCTCGGCCCGCGCCGACCCCTGTTGCCACCCACGGTTCGACGGCGGGGCGCAGCAGGCGACGCCGCTCCCGTCGCCCCGCCACCGCAGCGCGCTAG
- a CDS encoding ABC transporter permease, which translates to MTASAYRPFAPISVPLVRLYRRGTVPVIRLGHLLVFFVRALVAVPLALRQYRGEFLRLLSNITWGNGSIVVGGGTAGVAVVLGMTVGALVGIEGYNFLDLLGLGPATGFVSSLVNTRELAPLMASLAFAMQGGCRFTAQLGSMRIAEEIDAMESIAIRPIPYLVTTRLIASVVAIVPLYAACLAIGYLSTQIVVAIGSGGSTGSYLHYFTLMLAGQDVVYSLIKAVVFVWIASTIQCYYGYYASGGPEGVGVAAGHGMRASITVVIIVNMLLTMALWGVDSGARFGG; encoded by the coding sequence GTGACGGCCTCCGCCTATCGACCGTTTGCGCCGATCTCGGTCCCGCTCGTCCGGCTCTACCGCAGGGGCACCGTGCCGGTCATCCGGCTCGGCCATTTGCTGGTGTTCTTCGTCCGCGCGCTGGTCGCCGTGCCGCTCGCCTTGCGCCAGTACCGCGGCGAGTTTTTGCGGCTGCTGTCCAACATCACCTGGGGCAACGGCTCGATCGTGGTGGGCGGCGGCACCGCCGGTGTGGCGGTCGTGCTCGGCATGACGGTCGGCGCGCTCGTCGGGATCGAGGGATACAACTTCCTGGACCTGCTGGGGCTCGGGCCCGCCACCGGGTTCGTCTCCTCGTTGGTCAACACCCGCGAGTTGGCTCCCCTGATGGCATCACTCGCCTTTGCGATGCAGGGCGGCTGCCGCTTCACCGCCCAACTCGGATCCATGCGCATCGCCGAGGAGATCGATGCGATGGAATCCATTGCGATCCGCCCGATCCCCTACCTGGTGACCACCCGGCTCATCGCCTCGGTGGTGGCGATCGTCCCGTTGTACGCCGCGTGCCTGGCGATCGGATACCTGAGCACGCAGATAGTGGTGGCAATCGGCAGTGGCGGCTCGACCGGTTCCTACTTGCACTACTTCACGCTGATGCTGGCGGGCCAGGACGTCGTCTACTCGTTGATCAAGGCCGTCGTCTTCGTCTGGATCGCGTCCACGATCCAGTGCTACTACGGGTATTACGCCAGCGGCGGGCCCGAGGGTGTTGGGGTCGCCGCCGGACATGGCATGCGGGCCAGCATCACCGTCGTGATCATCGTGAACATGCTGCTCACCATGGCGCTGTGGGGCGTCGACTCCGGCGCAAGGTTCGGCGGGTAG
- the trmI gene encoding tRNA (adenine(58)-N(1))-methyltransferase TrmI, translating to MSATGPFTVGERVQLTDAKGRHYTMSLTPGAEFHTHRGSIAHDALIGLEQGSVVKSSNGAPFLVLRPLLVDYIMSMPRGPQVIYPKDAAQIVHEGDIFPGARVLEAGAGSGALTCSLLRAVGPDGRVVSYEQRADHAEHARRNVSVFYGQPPDNWELIVADVADSEMPDGSFDRAVLDMLAPWEVLDAVARLLIPGGVLMIYVATVTQLSRAVEALRAQQCWTEPRSWETLQRGWNVVGLAVRPQHSMRGHTAFLIFTRRLAPGVVAPAPLGRKREGRDG from the coding sequence GTGTCCGCAACCGGCCCGTTCACCGTCGGGGAACGCGTCCAACTCACCGACGCCAAGGGCCGGCACTACACGATGTCGCTCACGCCCGGCGCGGAGTTCCATACCCATCGCGGGTCGATCGCCCACGATGCGCTGATCGGGCTGGAACAGGGCAGCGTGGTCAAATCCAGCAACGGCGCGCCCTTCCTGGTGCTGCGCCCGCTGCTGGTCGACTACATCATGTCGATGCCCCGCGGGCCGCAGGTCATCTATCCCAAGGACGCCGCGCAGATCGTGCACGAGGGCGACATCTTCCCGGGCGCGCGCGTGCTGGAGGCCGGGGCGGGATCGGGGGCGCTGACCTGTTCGCTGCTGCGCGCCGTCGGGCCCGACGGGCGGGTGGTCTCCTACGAACAGCGCGCCGACCATGCCGAACACGCCCGTCGCAATGTCTCGGTGTTCTACGGCCAACCCCCGGACAACTGGGAACTCATCGTCGCCGACGTCGCCGACTCGGAGATGCCCGACGGTTCTTTCGACCGGGCCGTGCTCGACATGCTCGCGCCGTGGGAGGTGCTCGACGCGGTCGCCCGGCTGCTCATCCCCGGCGGCGTGCTGATGATCTATGTCGCTACCGTGACCCAGCTGTCGCGGGCCGTGGAGGCGCTGCGGGCTCAGCAGTGCTGGACCGAGCCGCGGTCGTGGGAGACGCTGCAACGCGGCTGGAACGTCGTCGGTCTGGCCGTGCGGCCGCAGCACTCGATGCGCGGCCACACCGCGTTCCTGATCTTCACGCGGCGGCTCGCGCCCGGCGTCGTCGCACCGGCGCCGTTGGGTCGCAAACGCGAGGGCCGCGACGGCTAG
- a CDS encoding DUF4126 domain-containing protein, producing the protein MTHALILLLALLIGVIAGLRSLTAPAVVAWAAFLGWIDLHGTWAAWMASIITAVVFTVLAVGELVNDKLPKTPARTAPPIFAARIVTGGLAGAVLGAWPHWTFSALGAGVVGAVLGTLGGYQARKRLAAVAGRDLPIALLEDAVAIVGGFVIVAVTGHVLTEYLLTAVK; encoded by the coding sequence GTGACACATGCGCTTATTCTGCTGCTGGCTTTACTGATCGGTGTCATCGCCGGGTTGCGCTCGTTGACGGCTCCCGCCGTGGTCGCCTGGGCTGCTTTCCTGGGGTGGATCGACCTGCATGGCACGTGGGCCGCCTGGATGGCCAGCATCATCACGGCGGTCGTCTTCACCGTGCTCGCCGTCGGCGAACTGGTCAACGACAAGCTGCCCAAGACGCCCGCCCGCACGGCGCCACCGATCTTCGCCGCCCGGATCGTCACGGGCGGGCTGGCGGGCGCGGTCCTGGGCGCCTGGCCGCACTGGACGTTTTCCGCGCTCGGCGCGGGCGTCGTCGGGGCGGTGCTCGGCACCCTCGGTGGTTACCAGGCGCGCAAACGCCTGGCCGCCGTGGCCGGACGGGACCTGCCGATCGCGCTGCTGGAGGACGCCGTCGCGATCGTCGGCGGATTCGTCATCGTCGCGGTGACCGGCCACGTGCTGACGGAGTACCTGCTGACGGCGGTTAAGTGA
- a CDS encoding RecB family exonuclease: MTDQPLTLARPAARPASKPALSPSRAADFKQCPLLYRFRAIDRLPEAPSAAQLRGSVVHATLQQLYGLPAAQRGPDTALSLVEPAWDQVVAAAPDMVGEFGPEQRGQLLAEARALLSGYYRLEDPTRFDPQCCEERVEVELADGTLLRGFIDRIDVAATGEVRVVDYKTGKSPPAARALAEFKAMFQMKFYAVALLRTRGVPPTRLRLIYLADGQVLDYSPDHDELVRFEKTLMAIWRAIQSAGQTGDFRPSQSRLCDWCPHRQHCPLFGGTPPPYPGWPDYALAQGVPQPTEPAA, from the coding sequence ATGACCGACCAGCCGCTGACACTTGCGCGGCCGGCAGCAAGACCGGCTTCGAAACCGGCACTGTCCCCCTCGCGGGCGGCGGACTTCAAGCAGTGCCCGCTGCTGTACCGGTTCCGGGCGATCGACCGGCTGCCCGAGGCGCCGTCGGCCGCGCAGCTGCGCGGCTCGGTGGTGCACGCCACCCTGCAGCAGCTCTACGGGCTGCCCGCCGCGCAGCGCGGTCCCGACACCGCGCTGTCGCTGGTCGAGCCGGCCTGGGACCAGGTGGTCGCCGCGGCGCCCGACATGGTCGGCGAGTTCGGTCCCGAGCAGCGCGGCCAGCTGCTCGCCGAGGCTCGGGCGTTGCTGTCCGGCTATTACCGGCTCGAGGACCCGACCCGCTTCGACCCGCAGTGCTGTGAGGAGCGCGTGGAGGTCGAGCTCGCCGACGGCACGCTGCTGCGAGGCTTCATCGACCGGATCGACGTCGCCGCCACGGGAGAGGTGCGGGTGGTCGACTACAAGACCGGCAAGTCGCCGCCGGCCGCGCGGGCCTTGGCCGAGTTCAAGGCGATGTTCCAGATGAAGTTCTACGCGGTGGCCCTGCTGCGCACGCGCGGCGTGCCGCCCACCCGGCTGCGGCTCATCTACCTGGCCGACGGGCAGGTGCTGGACTACTCGCCGGACCACGACGAGTTGGTGCGCTTCGAGAAAACCCTGATGGCGATCTGGCGTGCCATCCAATCCGCGGGCCAGACGGGCGATTTCCGGCCCAGCCAGTCGCGGCTGTGTGACTGGTGCCCCCACCGGCAGCACTGCCCGCTGTTCGGCGGAACACCGCCGCCCTACCCCGGGTGGCCGGATTACGCACTGGCACAAGGGGTTCCGCAGCCCACCGAACCGGCGGCATGA
- the arc gene encoding proteasome ATPase → MGGSERSESFGTPRESGMSPGDAAELEELRREAALLREQLEHAAGAQGGTRSARDVHQLEARIDSLAARNSKLMETLKEARQQLLALREEVDRLGQPPSGYGVLLGSHDDETVDVFTSGRKMRLTCSPNIDVASLRKGQTVRLNEALTVVEAGTFESVGEISTLRELLADGHRALVVGHADEERIVWLAEPLVAEDLPEGHPDALNDDSRPRKLRPGDSLLVDTKAGYAFERIPKAEVEDLVLEEVPDVSYSDIGGLTRQIEQIRDAVELPFLHKELYREYALRPPKGVLLYGPPGCGKTLIAKAVANSLAKKMAEVRGDDAREAKSYFLNIKGPELLNKFVGETERHIRLIFQRAREKASEGTPVIVFFDEMDSIFRTRGTGVSSDVETTVVPQLLSEIDGVEGLENVIVIGASNREDMIDPAILRPGRLDVKIKIERPDAEAAQDIFSKYLVESLPLHADDLAEFGGDRTACIKAMIEKVVERMYAEIDDNRFLEVTYANGDKEVMYFKDFNSGAMIQNVVDRAKKNAIKSVLETGQPGLRIQHLLDSIVDEFAENEDLPNTTNPDDWARISGKKGERIVYIRTLVTGKSSSASRAIDTESNLGQYL, encoded by the coding sequence ATGGGTGGCTCAGAGCGTTCTGAATCATTCGGTACCCCCCGCGAGTCAGGCATGTCCCCCGGCGATGCTGCCGAATTAGAAGAATTGCGCCGCGAGGCAGCGTTGCTGCGCGAGCAACTCGAGCACGCAGCCGGGGCGCAGGGCGGCACCCGCTCGGCGCGCGACGTGCATCAGCTCGAAGCCCGGATCGATTCTCTGGCGGCCCGTAACTCGAAGTTGATGGAGACGCTCAAAGAGGCGCGGCAGCAACTGCTGGCGTTGCGTGAGGAAGTCGATCGGCTCGGGCAGCCGCCGAGTGGCTACGGCGTCTTGCTGGGCTCGCACGACGACGAAACCGTCGACGTGTTCACCTCGGGTCGCAAGATGCGCCTGACCTGCTCGCCGAACATCGACGTGGCGTCGCTGCGGAAGGGCCAGACGGTTCGCCTCAACGAGGCGCTGACCGTCGTCGAGGCCGGCACGTTCGAATCCGTCGGCGAGATCTCCACGCTGCGCGAACTTCTTGCCGACGGGCACCGGGCGCTGGTCGTCGGGCACGCCGACGAGGAACGCATCGTCTGGCTGGCCGAGCCGCTGGTCGCCGAGGACCTGCCGGAGGGTCACCCCGACGCGCTCAACGACGACAGCAGGCCGCGCAAGCTGCGGCCGGGCGACTCGTTGCTGGTCGACACGAAGGCGGGCTACGCGTTCGAGCGCATTCCCAAGGCCGAGGTCGAAGACCTGGTGCTGGAAGAGGTGCCCGACGTCAGCTACTCCGACATCGGTGGTCTGACGCGTCAGATCGAGCAGATCCGCGACGCCGTGGAGCTGCCGTTCCTGCACAAGGAGCTGTACCGGGAGTACGCGCTGCGCCCGCCCAAGGGTGTGCTGCTCTACGGCCCGCCCGGCTGCGGGAAGACGTTGATCGCCAAGGCGGTGGCGAATTCGCTGGCCAAGAAGATGGCCGAGGTCCGTGGCGACGACGCGCGCGAGGCGAAGTCCTACTTCCTCAACATCAAGGGCCCCGAGCTGCTGAACAAGTTCGTCGGTGAGACCGAACGTCACATCCGGCTGATCTTCCAGCGGGCACGGGAGAAGGCGTCCGAAGGAACGCCGGTGATCGTGTTCTTCGACGAGATGGACTCGATCTTCCGCACCCGCGGCACCGGGGTCTCCTCGGACGTCGAGACCACCGTCGTCCCGCAGCTGCTGAGCGAGATCGACGGCGTCGAGGGCCTCGAGAACGTCATCGTGATCGGCGCCTCCAACCGTGAGGACATGATCGACCCGGCGATCCTGCGGCCCGGCCGTCTCGACGTGAAGATCAAGATCGAGCGGCCCGATGCCGAAGCGGCGCAAGACATCTTCTCGAAGTACCTGGTCGAGTCGCTGCCGCTGCACGCCGACGACCTCGCCGAGTTCGGGGGAGACCGCACCGCGTGCATCAAGGCGATGATCGAGAAGGTCGTTGAGCGGATGTACGCCGAGATCGACGACAACCGGTTCCTGGAGGTCACCTACGCCAACGGCGACAAGGAAGTCATGTATTTCAAGGACTTCAACTCCGGGGCGATGATCCAGAACGTGGTCGACCGGGCGAAGAAGAACGCGATCAAGTCGGTGCTGGAGACCGGGCAACCGGGTCTGCGCATTCAGCATCTGCTCGACTCGATCGTCGACGAGTTCGCCGAGAACGAGGACCTGCCCAACACCACCAACCCCGATGACTGGGCGCGGATTTCGGGCAAGAAGGGCGAGCGGATCGTCTACATCCGCACCCTGGTCACCGGGAAGAGTTCGAGCGCGTCGCGGGCCATCGACACCGAATCGAACCTCGGCCAGTACCTGTAG
- a CDS encoding TetR family transcriptional regulator: MPSANTGSLRDRRRAALLTKIQQTAHRLFAERGFEVVTTEDIAAAAGISISTYFRYAPTKEGLLVDPVREAAAEIVGSYSARPPDESPVEALIQLFVTRARDVSGVDNLDPWRNAVATAPHLLSKSVLVSQADHSKLIEQVAQRMGVDAAVDIRPALLVHTSLATVQFVLDGWLASDMATSPPFHEQLEKALRITLAGFD, encoded by the coding sequence ATGCCCTCAGCAAACACCGGTTCGTTGCGGGACCGACGGCGGGCCGCCTTGCTGACCAAGATCCAGCAGACCGCGCACAGGCTTTTCGCCGAACGCGGCTTCGAGGTGGTGACGACGGAGGACATCGCCGCGGCCGCCGGGATTTCCATCAGCACCTATTTCCGGTACGCGCCCACCAAAGAGGGTTTGCTGGTCGATCCCGTCCGGGAGGCGGCCGCCGAGATCGTCGGTTCGTACAGCGCGCGGCCGCCGGATGAGTCGCCGGTGGAAGCCTTGATCCAGCTGTTCGTCACGCGCGCCAGAGATGTCAGCGGGGTTGACAACCTCGACCCGTGGCGCAACGCCGTCGCGACCGCGCCCCACCTCTTGAGCAAGTCCGTGCTCGTCAGCCAGGCCGACCACAGCAAGTTGATCGAGCAGGTCGCCCAGCGCATGGGCGTGGACGCGGCGGTGGACATCCGGCCCGCGCTGTTGGTCCACACGAGTTTGGCGACAGTGCAATTCGTTCTCGACGGGTGGCTGGCATCGGATATGGCCACCAGCCCGCCCTTTCACGAGCAACTGGAAAAAGCGCTGCGGATCACCCTCGCCGGTTTCGACTGA
- a CDS encoding DUF503 domain-containing protein, with protein sequence MWIGWLEFDVLLGDVRSLKQKRSVIRPVVAELQRKFSVSAAETGSRELYRRAGIGVATVSGDRSQAVDVLDAAERLVAAHPEFELLSVRRGLRRSDD encoded by the coding sequence ATGTGGATCGGTTGGCTCGAATTCGACGTCCTGCTGGGCGATGTCCGATCCCTGAAACAGAAGCGGTCGGTGATCCGCCCCGTGGTCGCCGAGCTGCAGCGCAAGTTCAGCGTTTCGGCGGCCGAGACTGGTTCGCGCGAGCTGTATCGACGCGCGGGCATCGGCGTGGCCACGGTGTCCGGCGACCGCAGCCAGGCGGTCGACGTCCTGGACGCGGCGGAACGGCTGGTGGCCGCGCATCCCGAGTTCGAGCTCCTGTCGGTACGGCGCGGCCTGCGGCGCAGCGATGATTAG